In one window of Burkholderia cenocepacia DNA:
- the fdhF gene encoding formate dehydrogenase subunit alpha — MSLDTNNVRQGGCGSGQCACKSAAQARAFDPFDDTDYGTPQRHADTDVTLEIDGQPVTVPAGTSVMRAAIEAGVNVPKLCATDSLEPFGSCRLCLVEIEGRRGYPASCTTPAEAGMKVRTQSDRLQSLRRNVMELYISDHPLDCLTCPANGDCELQDMAGVVGLREVRYGFDGANHLKDTKDESNPYFTYDPSKCIVCNRCVRACEETQGTFALTIAARGFESRVAAGESESFMASECVSCGACVAACPTATLQEKSVVQLGQAEHSVVTTCAYCGVGCSFKAEMKGTQVVRMTPHKNGLANEGHACVKGRFAWGYATHKDRITKPMIREKITDPWREVSWEEALTYAATQFRKLQQKYGRDSIGGITSSRCTNEETYLVQKLVRAAFGNNNVDTCARVCHSPTGYGLKTTLGESAGTQTFASVGQADVIIVMGANPTDGHPVFGSRLKRRVREGAKLIVIDPRRIDVVDGPHVKATHHLQLRPGTNVAIVNALAHVIVTEGLVADAFVAERCDTRAFEQWRDFVAQADNSPEATADVTGVPAELVREAARLYATGGNAAIYYGLGVTEHAQGSTTVMGIANLAMATGNVGREGVGVNPLRGQNNVQGSCDMGSFPHELPGYRHISDTVVRTQFEEAWSATLQPEPGLRIPNMFDAALDGSFKGLYCQGEDIVQSDPNTQHVAAALSAMECIVVQDIFLNETAKYAHVLLPGSTFLEKDGTFTNAERRISRVRKVMPPLAGYADWEVTLLLSQALGYDMHYTHPSEIMDEIARLTPTFSGVSYAKLDALGSIQWPCNEHAPEGTPTMHIDTFVRGKGRFVITKFIPTPEKVTQRYPLILTTGRILSQYNVGAQTRRTENVRWHEEDRLEIHPHDAEDRGIRTGDWVGIESRAGQTVLRALVSERMQPGVVYTTFHFPESGANVITTESSDWATNCPEYKVTAVQVLPVAQPSDWQQAYARFNSEQLDLLERRAAEPAAVTTGK, encoded by the coding sequence ATGTCCCTCGACACGAACAACGTCCGCCAAGGCGGCTGCGGCTCGGGCCAATGCGCGTGCAAGAGCGCCGCACAGGCGCGCGCATTCGATCCGTTCGACGACACCGACTACGGCACGCCGCAACGGCATGCCGACACCGACGTCACGCTCGAAATCGACGGCCAGCCGGTCACGGTGCCGGCCGGCACGTCGGTGATGCGCGCGGCGATCGAAGCCGGCGTCAACGTCCCGAAGCTCTGCGCGACCGATTCGCTCGAACCGTTCGGCTCGTGCCGGCTATGCCTCGTCGAGATCGAGGGCCGGCGCGGTTATCCGGCGTCGTGCACAACGCCCGCCGAAGCCGGCATGAAGGTGCGCACGCAGTCGGACCGGCTGCAGTCGCTGCGCCGCAACGTGATGGAGCTGTACATCTCCGACCACCCGCTCGACTGCCTCACCTGCCCGGCCAACGGCGACTGCGAGCTGCAGGACATGGCCGGCGTGGTCGGCCTGCGCGAAGTGCGCTACGGCTTCGACGGCGCGAATCACCTGAAGGACACGAAGGACGAATCGAACCCGTACTTCACGTACGACCCGTCGAAGTGCATCGTCTGCAACCGCTGCGTGCGCGCGTGCGAGGAAACACAGGGCACGTTCGCGCTGACGATCGCCGCGCGCGGCTTCGAATCGCGCGTCGCCGCCGGCGAAAGCGAATCGTTCATGGCGTCGGAATGCGTGTCGTGCGGCGCGTGCGTCGCCGCCTGCCCGACGGCCACGCTGCAGGAAAAATCCGTCGTGCAGCTCGGGCAGGCCGAGCACTCGGTCGTCACGACCTGCGCGTACTGCGGCGTCGGCTGCTCGTTCAAGGCCGAGATGAAGGGCACGCAGGTCGTGCGCATGACGCCGCACAAGAACGGGCTCGCGAACGAAGGCCACGCGTGCGTGAAGGGACGCTTCGCGTGGGGCTACGCGACGCACAAGGACCGCATCACGAAGCCGATGATCCGCGAGAAGATCACCGACCCGTGGCGCGAAGTCAGTTGGGAAGAGGCGCTCACCTACGCGGCGACGCAGTTCCGCAAGCTGCAGCAGAAGTACGGCCGCGATTCGATCGGCGGCATCACGTCGTCGCGCTGCACGAACGAGGAAACCTATCTCGTGCAGAAGCTCGTGCGCGCCGCGTTCGGCAACAACAACGTCGATACCTGCGCACGCGTGTGCCACTCGCCGACCGGCTATGGCCTCAAGACGACGCTCGGCGAATCGGCCGGCACGCAGACGTTCGCCTCGGTCGGCCAGGCCGACGTGATCATCGTGATGGGCGCGAACCCGACCGACGGCCATCCGGTGTTCGGCTCGCGGCTGAAGCGGCGCGTGCGCGAAGGCGCGAAGCTGATCGTGATCGACCCGCGCCGCATCGACGTCGTCGACGGCCCGCACGTGAAGGCCACGCACCACCTGCAGTTGCGCCCGGGCACCAACGTCGCGATCGTCAATGCGCTGGCGCACGTGATCGTCACCGAAGGGCTGGTGGCCGATGCATTCGTCGCCGAGCGCTGCGACACGCGTGCGTTCGAGCAATGGCGCGACTTCGTCGCGCAGGCCGACAATTCGCCCGAGGCCACCGCCGACGTGACGGGCGTGCCGGCCGAACTGGTGCGCGAGGCCGCGCGCCTCTACGCGACGGGCGGCAACGCCGCGATCTATTACGGCCTGGGCGTGACCGAACACGCACAGGGCTCGACCACGGTGATGGGCATCGCGAACCTCGCGATGGCGACCGGCAACGTCGGCCGCGAAGGCGTCGGCGTCAATCCGCTGCGCGGCCAGAACAACGTGCAGGGTTCGTGCGACATGGGCTCGTTCCCGCACGAACTGCCCGGCTACCGGCACATCAGCGACACGGTCGTGCGCACGCAGTTCGAAGAAGCCTGGTCGGCCACGCTCCAGCCGGAGCCCGGCCTGCGCATCCCGAACATGTTCGACGCGGCGCTCGACGGCAGCTTCAAGGGGCTCTACTGCCAGGGCGAGGACATCGTCCAGTCGGACCCGAATACGCAGCACGTCGCGGCCGCGCTGTCGGCGATGGAATGCATCGTCGTGCAGGACATCTTCCTGAACGAAACCGCGAAATACGCGCACGTGCTGCTGCCGGGCTCGACGTTCCTCGAGAAGGACGGCACGTTCACGAACGCGGAGCGCCGCATCTCGCGCGTGCGCAAGGTGATGCCGCCGCTCGCGGGCTACGCGGACTGGGAAGTGACGCTGCTGCTGTCGCAGGCGCTCGGCTACGACATGCACTACACGCATCCGTCGGAAATCATGGACGAGATCGCGCGGCTCACGCCGACCTTCTCGGGCGTGTCGTACGCGAAGCTCGACGCGCTCGGCAGCATCCAGTGGCCGTGCAACGAACACGCGCCGGAAGGCACGCCGACCATGCACATCGACACGTTCGTGCGCGGCAAGGGCCGGTTCGTGATCACCAAGTTCATTCCGACGCCTGAGAAAGTCACGCAGCGCTATCCGCTGATCCTGACGACGGGCCGCATCCTGTCGCAATACAACGTCGGCGCGCAGACGCGCCGGACCGAGAATGTCCGGTGGCACGAAGAGGATCGCCTGGAGATCCATCCGCACGACGCGGAAGATCGCGGAATCCGGACGGGCGACTGGGTCGGCATCGAGTCGCGTGCCGGTCAGACGGTGTTGCGCGCGCTGGTGTCCGAGCGCATGCAGCCGGGCGTCGTCTACACGACGTTCCACTTCCCCGAATCGGGTGCGAACGTGATCACGACGGAAAGCTCCGACTGGGCGACGAACTGCCCGGAATACAAGGTGACGGCCGTTCAGGTGCTGCCGGTTGCGCAACCGTCCGACTGGCAACAAGCGTATGCGCGCTTCAACTCGGAGCAGCTCGACCTGCTCGAGCGCCGCGCCGCCGAGCCGGCCGCCGTGACGACGGGCAAGTGA
- a CDS encoding GntR family transcriptional regulator: MSTLTDVTRDRPAASPGSLADRAYALIQRDIITMRLKPGAALNEADLVARTGIGRTPVHQAVHRLVLEGLLSVIPRKGLMVQPLSLDDIVAVIDVRRINEAHCAELAARHATPDDLARLAALLDDGQACVDTHDVEGMMELDRAFHQTIAAAARNAVLADILRALHERSLRFWFVTLSEPHHLADVQHEHRALFDRLSARDAAGARAAVESHIDSFRSTLLQHLRP; the protein is encoded by the coding sequence ATGAGCACCCTGACCGACGTCACCCGAGACCGCCCCGCCGCATCGCCGGGCAGCCTCGCCGACCGCGCGTACGCGCTGATCCAGCGGGACATCATCACGATGCGCCTGAAGCCGGGCGCCGCGCTCAACGAAGCCGACCTCGTTGCACGCACCGGAATCGGCCGCACGCCGGTGCACCAGGCCGTGCATCGGCTCGTGCTCGAAGGGCTGCTGTCCGTGATACCGCGCAAGGGCTTGATGGTGCAGCCGCTCTCGCTCGACGACATCGTCGCGGTGATCGACGTACGGCGCATCAACGAAGCGCACTGCGCCGAACTCGCCGCGCGCCATGCGACGCCCGACGATCTCGCGCGCCTGGCCGCGCTGCTCGACGACGGGCAGGCCTGCGTCGACACGCACGACGTCGAGGGCATGATGGAACTCGACCGCGCGTTTCATCAGACGATCGCCGCGGCCGCGCGCAACGCGGTGCTCGCCGACATCCTGCGGGCGCTGCACGAGCGCTCGCTGCGCTTCTGGTTCGTCACGCTGTCCGAACCGCACCATCTCGCCGACGTCCAGCACGAGCATCGCGCGCTGTTCGACCGGCTGTCCGCCCGCGACGCCGCCGGCGCGCGCGCGGCCGTCGAAAGCCATATCGATTCGTTCCGCTCCACGCTTCTTCAACATCTTCGCCCCTGA
- a CDS encoding DUF2968 domain-containing protein, with the protein MAFRNFSPARCATWIVALVACAQAGAAWSAEATAPVAGTRPAVTSLSGSASPAASAAAETDAAAQGNVAELTQMLHDGRIVEMRTTYNGSYGASLMFDPREMTYYVALFQDKNLWRVIRSQEKNRAEMVYANFVQQTAQLADIEIRRTELQAQKAFLERVIALQANRAQQLQADLSVARSQQAEVAQRQRSAQEQAQALQVEKRAAQLQLRDLQEQVRQLERQNETGLPAHK; encoded by the coding sequence TTGGCTTTCCGAAACTTTTCCCCTGCACGATGCGCAACGTGGATCGTTGCACTGGTTGCCTGCGCGCAAGCGGGCGCGGCCTGGTCCGCCGAGGCGACCGCCCCCGTCGCCGGTACGCGTCCGGCGGTCACGAGCCTGAGCGGCAGCGCGTCGCCGGCGGCATCGGCCGCGGCCGAGACGGACGCCGCTGCGCAAGGCAACGTCGCCGAGCTGACGCAGATGCTGCACGACGGCCGGATCGTCGAGATGCGGACGACGTACAACGGCAGCTACGGCGCGAGCCTGATGTTCGATCCGCGCGAGATGACGTATTACGTCGCGCTGTTCCAGGACAAGAACCTGTGGCGCGTGATCCGTTCGCAGGAAAAGAATCGCGCGGAGATGGTGTACGCGAACTTCGTCCAGCAGACCGCGCAGCTCGCCGATATCGAGATCCGCCGGACCGAGCTGCAGGCGCAGAAGGCGTTTCTCGAACGCGTGATCGCACTGCAGGCGAATCGCGCGCAGCAGTTGCAGGCCGACCTGAGCGTCGCGCGCAGCCAGCAGGCCGAAGTCGCGCAGCGGCAGCGGTCGGCGCAGGAACAGGCCCAGGCGCTGCAGGTCGAGAAGCGGGCTGCGCAGTTGCAGTTGCGCGATCTGCAGGAGCAGGTGCGGCAACTCGAGAGACAGAACGAGACGGGGCTGCCCGCGCACAAGTAA
- a CDS encoding gamma-glutamyl-gamma-aminobutyrate hydrolase: MSENTPSSAGLPGTSSASSDSPRPDPAKTPDAPAPQAAAQNVADDGASPVTAASEPGAPGAAGAVGDGAATAAPLKPGAPPPGFGAPPDFDTPRPPPASAQNAPPAYLKQSDTPWSVFGRIVAARARRLFDRAGQRITQRTLRIGVSARIFHPEPGAKGLRGKTLQYLEESIAHWVMSRDVLVFMIPTVGHQGMIHPSNIRLRDYAKHLDGLLLQGGADVSPQTYAASDARPEWPGDRVRDMYELELLHEFVESGKPVLGVCRGCQLINVAFGGSLYQDIATDVPTANAHVSEHYDQHRHAIRFPDSSTLASMFPGRSEAIVNSIHHQAIRDLGRDLNIEAVSAGDGIIEGIRHRRSPFVVGVQWHPEFHRAGGSELLDCTPLLDAFLRAARETRL, translated from the coding sequence ATGAGCGAAAACACGCCTTCTTCGGCCGGTCTGCCCGGCACCTCTTCCGCTTCTTCCGATTCCCCCCGTCCCGATCCGGCGAAAACACCCGATGCGCCGGCCCCGCAGGCAGCCGCGCAGAACGTCGCCGATGACGGCGCGTCGCCCGTCACGGCCGCATCCGAGCCGGGTGCGCCCGGTGCGGCAGGCGCCGTCGGTGATGGCGCTGCGACGGCCGCGCCGCTGAAGCCGGGGGCACCGCCGCCCGGCTTCGGCGCGCCGCCCGATTTCGACACGCCGCGGCCGCCGCCCGCGAGCGCACAGAATGCGCCGCCGGCCTACCTGAAGCAGAGCGACACACCGTGGTCGGTGTTCGGCCGGATCGTCGCGGCGCGAGCGCGGCGGCTGTTCGATCGCGCTGGCCAGCGCATCACCCAGCGCACGTTGCGCATCGGCGTGTCGGCGCGGATCTTCCATCCGGAGCCGGGCGCGAAGGGGCTGCGCGGCAAGACGCTGCAGTATCTCGAGGAATCGATCGCCCACTGGGTGATGTCGCGCGACGTGCTCGTGTTCATGATTCCGACCGTCGGCCATCAAGGCATGATCCATCCGAGCAATATCCGCCTGCGCGATTACGCGAAGCATCTCGATGGCCTTCTGCTGCAAGGTGGCGCCGACGTATCGCCGCAGACCTACGCGGCGTCGGATGCGCGTCCCGAATGGCCGGGCGATCGCGTGCGCGACATGTACGAGCTCGAGCTGCTGCACGAATTCGTCGAGTCCGGCAAACCCGTGCTCGGCGTGTGTCGCGGCTGCCAGCTGATCAACGTCGCGTTCGGCGGCTCGCTGTACCAGGACATCGCCACCGACGTGCCGACCGCGAATGCGCACGTGAGCGAGCATTACGACCAGCATCGTCACGCGATCCGCTTTCCCGATTCGTCGACGCTCGCGAGCATGTTCCCGGGGCGCAGCGAGGCGATCGTCAACTCGATTCACCACCAGGCGATCCGCGATCTCGGCCGCGATCTGAACATCGAGGCCGTGTCGGCGGGCGACGGGATCATCGAAGGCATTCGCCATCGGCGTTCGCCGTTCGTCGTCGGCGTGCAGTGGCATCCGGAGTTCCACCGCGCAGGCGGCTCGGAACTGCTCGACTGCACGCCGCTGCTCGATGCGTTCCTGCGCGCGGCGCGCGAAACGCGCCTGTAG
- a CDS encoding tetratricopeptide repeat protein has product MDSAFDQAYAAHRAGRLAEAEHGYRNALASNPADADALHLFGVLRHQQGQHAEAADLVGRAVALRPDDAALQLNLGNALKALGRLDEAIDRFRNALTLAPEFPLAHYNLGNAYAALQRHDDAIDAFGRALRLTPDDASIHNNLGNALNALGRHDDALAAFGRALELRPGHAGAHNNLAMALSAMGRADEAIAHFQAATAAQPRFVAAHFNLGNTLDAVGRHAEAAAAFEAALALHPPFPLALFGLANALCAQARHRDALPYYERAVGLDPSFGLAWLNLGNAHHALGAHEMALRAFDQALRVAPDLTLARLHRAVTLLTLRDFTRGLPAYEARHETPGATPLGALPRWHGEPIASRTLLIRAEQGFGDTLQFVRFVPLVRARCARVVLEVQPELVALLTPAASRWRVTLVPQGAAKPPAADVACTLMSLPFLLGLQPDDIVGSRYLDAPDGARRRFRGSLGGQSKRKFGLAWSGRRQAQENRSMPFDALAPLLALPDIDWIVLQPALDEDERARVDAHPRVHRLDGRLNDFADTAALIERLDGVVTIDTAVAHLAGALGKPLWVMLPFAADWRWFTGDDCPWYPRARIARQPAPGTWRDVAASVADMLRDA; this is encoded by the coding sequence ATGGATTCCGCATTCGACCAGGCGTACGCCGCGCACCGTGCCGGCCGCCTCGCCGAGGCCGAGCACGGCTATCGCAACGCGCTCGCCTCCAACCCCGCCGATGCCGACGCGCTGCACCTGTTCGGCGTGCTGCGGCACCAGCAGGGCCAGCACGCCGAGGCGGCCGATCTCGTCGGCCGCGCCGTCGCGCTGCGTCCGGACGATGCCGCGCTGCAGCTCAATCTCGGCAACGCGCTGAAAGCGCTCGGCCGACTCGACGAAGCGATCGACCGCTTTCGCAACGCGCTGACGCTCGCGCCCGAATTTCCGCTCGCGCACTACAACCTCGGCAACGCGTATGCGGCACTGCAGCGTCACGACGATGCGATCGACGCCTTCGGCCGTGCGCTGCGGCTCACGCCCGACGACGCGTCGATCCACAACAATCTCGGCAACGCGCTGAACGCGCTCGGCCGCCACGACGACGCGCTCGCCGCTTTCGGTCGCGCGCTCGAGCTCCGGCCCGGGCATGCGGGCGCGCACAACAACCTCGCGATGGCGCTGAGCGCGATGGGTCGCGCCGACGAGGCGATCGCGCACTTCCAGGCCGCGACCGCCGCGCAACCGCGGTTCGTCGCCGCGCATTTCAATCTCGGCAACACGCTCGACGCGGTCGGCCGGCATGCCGAGGCAGCCGCGGCATTCGAAGCCGCGCTCGCGCTGCACCCGCCGTTTCCGCTCGCGCTGTTCGGGCTCGCGAATGCGCTCTGCGCGCAGGCGCGCCACCGCGACGCGCTGCCCTACTACGAGCGCGCCGTCGGGCTCGATCCGTCGTTCGGGCTCGCATGGCTGAATCTCGGCAACGCGCATCACGCGCTCGGTGCGCACGAGATGGCGCTGCGCGCATTCGACCAGGCGCTGCGGGTCGCGCCCGATCTCACGCTCGCACGGCTGCACCGCGCGGTCACGCTGCTGACGCTGCGCGACTTCACGCGCGGCCTGCCCGCCTACGAAGCGCGCCACGAGACGCCCGGCGCGACGCCGCTCGGCGCGCTGCCGCGCTGGCACGGCGAGCCGATCGCGTCGCGCACGCTGCTGATCCGCGCGGAACAGGGGTTCGGCGACACGCTGCAGTTCGTCCGCTTCGTGCCGCTGGTCCGCGCACGCTGCGCGCGCGTGGTGCTCGAAGTCCAGCCGGAACTCGTCGCGCTGCTGACGCCGGCCGCGTCGCGCTGGCGCGTGACGCTCGTCCCGCAAGGCGCCGCGAAGCCGCCTGCCGCGGACGTCGCGTGCACGCTGATGAGCCTGCCGTTCCTGCTCGGGCTGCAGCCGGACGACATCGTCGGCTCGCGCTACCTCGACGCACCCGACGGCGCCCGGCGACGCTTTCGCGGTTCGCTCGGCGGGCAATCGAAGCGCAAGTTCGGCCTGGCATGGTCGGGGCGCCGGCAGGCGCAGGAAAACCGCTCGATGCCGTTCGACGCGCTCGCGCCGCTCCTCGCGCTGCCGGACATCGACTGGATCGTGCTGCAGCCCGCGCTCGACGAAGACGAACGGGCGCGCGTCGACGCGCATCCGCGCGTGCATCGTCTCGACGGCCGGCTGAACGACTTTGCCGATACGGCCGCGCTGATCGAGCGCCTGGACGGCGTCGTCACGATCGACACGGCGGTCGCGCACCTCGCGGGCGCGCTCGGCAAGCCGCTGTGGGTCATGCTGCCGTTCGCGGCCGACTGGCGCTGGTTCACCGGCGACGACTGTCCGTGGTATCCGCGAGCCAGAATCGCCCGCCAGCCGGCCCCGGGCACGTGGCGCGACGTGGCGGCCTCGGTGGCCGACATGCTGCGCGACGCATGA
- a CDS encoding FAD-dependent monooxygenase, protein MADTLPDIPPVLIVGAGPTGLAAAMSLARARVPVRIIDRLVAPAPFSRAIGIQARTLELLEQHRAVEPFLALGHRAHAAELHADGRVIARLDFDPLQTRYPYLMFLDQSITERLLAEHLAGMGVSVERGTVLTACDAGGTSLDVTLRRADGRDESFAPSYLIAADGAHSTVRHLLGLGFAGHAFEQTFLLADFAAIPDWPDEEIHLFTTPAGIAGLFPMGGGRYRLVADRPPRGDASRDAPAPAPSLDECDAIIRARVGASISPSDLAWSSYFHLHSRMVDRLRHGRVFFAGDAAHVHSPAGAQGMNTGIQEAFNLGWKLARVLGAGAPERLLDTYHAERHPIERDVLRQTGFVTQIVEAERGAMKLLRDHVVPLLASFGPMRDAVRRTVSELGVQYRKSPLTLERVLDGGPRAGERAPDALVHVLDGPLGRAPGTARLYDLHDPACFTLLLLEEPMNADAGEVPPIPADAQALVQGLERIMPEAVRVWRVADAEGDGTAGLAQEYGRSRPSFYLLRPDGYVAARGRTATDANALLRHCESWFAGMSVSA, encoded by the coding sequence ATGGCTGACACACTGCCTGATATCCCGCCCGTGCTGATCGTCGGCGCGGGGCCCACCGGTCTCGCCGCGGCGATGAGCCTCGCACGGGCCCGCGTGCCGGTGCGCATCATCGATCGTCTCGTCGCGCCCGCGCCGTTTTCGCGTGCGATCGGCATCCAGGCGCGCACGCTCGAACTGCTGGAGCAGCATCGCGCGGTCGAGCCGTTTCTCGCGCTCGGTCATCGCGCGCATGCGGCCGAGCTGCATGCCGACGGCCGTGTGATCGCACGGCTCGATTTCGATCCGCTGCAAACGCGCTATCCGTATCTGATGTTTCTCGACCAGAGCATCACCGAGCGGCTGCTCGCCGAGCACCTGGCCGGCATGGGCGTGAGCGTCGAACGCGGGACGGTGCTGACCGCCTGCGATGCGGGCGGCACGTCGCTCGACGTGACGCTGCGCCGCGCCGACGGCCGCGACGAATCGTTCGCCCCGTCGTACCTGATTGCCGCCGACGGCGCGCACAGCACGGTGAGGCATCTGCTCGGCCTGGGCTTTGCCGGGCATGCGTTCGAACAGACTTTCCTGCTGGCCGATTTCGCGGCGATACCCGACTGGCCGGACGAAGAGATTCACCTGTTCACGACACCTGCCGGCATCGCGGGCCTGTTTCCGATGGGAGGCGGCCGTTACCGGCTCGTCGCGGACCGGCCGCCCCGCGGCGACGCGTCGCGCGACGCGCCGGCGCCGGCGCCGTCGCTCGACGAATGCGATGCGATCATCCGCGCGCGCGTCGGCGCATCGATCTCGCCGAGCGATCTCGCGTGGTCGTCCTATTTCCACCTGCACAGCCGGATGGTCGACCGGCTCCGTCACGGCCGCGTGTTCTTCGCGGGCGATGCGGCGCACGTCCACAGCCCGGCCGGCGCGCAGGGCATGAACACCGGCATCCAGGAGGCGTTCAACCTGGGCTGGAAGCTCGCCCGCGTCCTCGGCGCAGGCGCGCCCGAGCGATTGCTCGACACGTATCACGCGGAGCGCCACCCGATCGAGCGGGACGTATTGCGGCAGACCGGTTTCGTCACGCAGATCGTCGAAGCCGAGCGCGGCGCGATGAAGCTGCTGCGTGATCACGTCGTGCCGCTGCTGGCGTCGTTCGGGCCGATGCGCGACGCGGTCAGGCGCACGGTCAGCGAGCTCGGCGTGCAATACCGGAAGAGTCCACTCACGCTCGAGCGCGTGCTCGACGGCGGCCCGCGCGCGGGCGAGCGGGCGCCCGACGCACTCGTACACGTGCTCGACGGGCCGCTCGGTCGCGCGCCCGGTACGGCGCGGCTATACGATCTTCACGATCCGGCCTGCTTCACGCTGTTGCTGCTGGAAGAGCCGATGAATGCCGACGCCGGCGAGGTGCCGCCGATCCCGGCCGATGCGCAGGCGCTCGTGCAGGGGCTCGAGCGGATCATGCCGGAAGCGGTGCGCGTGTGGCGTGTCGCCGATGCCGAAGGCGATGGTACGGCCGGGCTCGCGCAGGAATACGGCCGCTCGCGCCCGTCGTTCTATCTGCTGCGGCCCGACGGCTACGTTGCCGCGCGCGGGCGCACGGCGACCGACGCGAACGCGCTGCTGCGCCACTGCGAAAGCTGGTTCGCGGGCATGTCGGTATCCGCGTAG
- a CDS encoding MFS transporter: MSTASPAIAQESKVRTVFRVVSGNFLEMYDFMVYGYYASAIAKTYFPSGNAFASLMLSLSVFGAGFLMRPVGAIVLGAYIDHHGRRKGLILTLGLMAIGTLTVAAIPGYATIGVLAPVLVLLGRLLQGFSAGVELGGVSVYLSEIATKGRKGFYTSWQSGSQQVAVVFAAFVGVVLNRALPVEEMTAWGWRIPFLIGCLIVPFLFLIRRSLKETDEFLAKRHRPTMGEIMRSMLDNWGVVVAGMGMVIMTTVSFYMITAYTPTFGKEVLHLSSLDALVVTVCVGISNLVWLPLSGALSDRIGRRPVLIAFTVLTLVSAYPAVLWLVGDPSFLRLLAVELWLSFLYASYNGAMVVALTEVMPADVRTAGFSLAYSLATTIGGFTPAISTLLIHQTGNKAAPGLWLSVAAICGLIATLVLYRTADARNQYKSA; this comes from the coding sequence ATGTCCACAGCGTCCCCTGCCATCGCGCAGGAATCGAAAGTCCGCACCGTCTTCCGGGTCGTCAGCGGCAACTTCCTGGAAATGTACGACTTCATGGTCTACGGGTATTACGCGTCGGCCATCGCGAAAACATACTTTCCGAGCGGCAACGCGTTCGCGTCGCTGATGCTGTCGCTGTCGGTATTCGGCGCGGGTTTCCTGATGCGCCCGGTCGGTGCGATCGTGCTCGGCGCGTACATCGATCATCACGGCCGCCGCAAGGGCCTGATCCTGACGCTCGGGCTGATGGCGATCGGCACGCTCACCGTGGCCGCGATCCCGGGCTACGCGACGATCGGCGTGCTCGCACCGGTGCTCGTGCTGCTCGGCCGGCTGTTGCAGGGCTTCTCGGCGGGCGTCGAGCTCGGCGGCGTGTCGGTCTACCTGTCGGAGATCGCGACGAAGGGCCGCAAGGGGTTCTATACGTCGTGGCAGTCGGGCAGCCAGCAGGTGGCCGTCGTGTTCGCCGCGTTCGTCGGTGTCGTGCTGAACCGCGCGCTGCCGGTCGAGGAAATGACCGCGTGGGGCTGGCGCATTCCGTTCCTGATCGGCTGCCTGATCGTGCCGTTCCTGTTCCTGATCCGCCGGTCGCTGAAGGAGACCGACGAGTTTCTTGCGAAGCGTCACCGGCCGACGATGGGCGAGATCATGCGCTCGATGCTCGACAACTGGGGTGTCGTGGTGGCCGGCATGGGGATGGTGATCATGACGACGGTGTCGTTCTACATGATTACCGCGTACACGCCGACCTTCGGCAAGGAAGTGCTGCACCTGTCGTCGCTCGACGCGCTCGTCGTGACCGTTTGCGTCGGGATCTCGAATCTCGTGTGGCTGCCGCTGTCCGGCGCGCTGTCCGACCGCATCGGTCGCCGCCCGGTGCTGATCGCCTTCACCGTGCTGACGCTGGTGTCGGCTTATCCGGCCGTGCTGTGGCTCGTCGGCGATCCGTCGTTCCTGCGGCTGCTCGCGGTCGAGCTGTGGCTGTCGTTCCTGTACGCGTCGTACAACGGCGCGATGGTCGTCGCGCTGACCGAAGTGATGCCGGCCGACGTGCGGACGGCCGGCTTCTCGCTCGCGTACAGCCTGGCCACGACGATCGGCGGTTTCACGCCAGCGATCTCGACGCTGCTGATCCACCAGACGGGCAACAAGGCGGCGCCGGGGCTGTGGCTGAGCGTGGCCGCGATCTGCGGCCTGATCGCGACGCTCGTGCTGTATCGCACGGCCGATGCGCGCAACCAGTACAAGTCAGCCTGA
- a CDS encoding formate dehydrogenase subunit delta, which yields MNSEHLIDMANQIGAFFESMPDRDEALTGIAEHIRRFWEPRMRRALLVALDDPSREAGQRATPIVRDAIAAHRASLVPAAAPA from the coding sequence ATGAACAGCGAACACCTGATCGACATGGCCAACCAGATCGGCGCATTCTTCGAATCGATGCCCGACCGCGACGAAGCGCTGACCGGGATCGCCGAGCATATCCGGCGTTTCTGGGAGCCGCGGATGCGCCGTGCGTTGCTGGTCGCGCTCGACGATCCGTCGCGCGAAGCCGGGCAACGCGCGACGCCGATCGTGCGCGATGCGATCGCCGCGCATCGCGCGTCGCTCGTCCCCGCCGCGGCGCCCGCCTGA